From a region of the Vagococcus coleopterorum genome:
- a CDS encoding GDSL-type esterase/lipase family protein, translating to MTKLKHYKKEILSFLIPAIVVCAVLLLVIPKAQPLLGKVSKEKQPDTKVEFVAIGDSLTEGVGDTTEEGGYVPLLKKALIEETVLKSVGTENFGKKGDTTKQIIDRIGSDLGIQKAIKSADFITLTVGGNDLMAVITKELTNHLDKETFVEPGKKYIADLTELYEMIRQFNPNAPIYQLGIYNPFNLSFSDISEFKDIVTNWDKQAQAAMEKQKNIHFVEINEELSNGRNDLKEDTKKEGNSQEFSIDTLKEEETKNNLISTEDNFHPNNLGYQLIANRFKEVIVKNTPEWDVK from the coding sequence ATGACAAAGTTAAAACACTACAAAAAAGAAATTCTATCATTCCTAATTCCCGCGATAGTTGTTTGTGCAGTCTTGTTGCTGGTTATTCCCAAAGCCCAACCTTTACTTGGTAAAGTAAGCAAAGAAAAGCAACCTGATACTAAAGTTGAGTTTGTAGCTATTGGCGACTCACTTACAGAAGGCGTGGGAGATACAACTGAAGAAGGGGGCTACGTCCCACTTTTGAAAAAAGCGTTAATTGAAGAAACTGTTTTGAAATCCGTAGGAACTGAGAACTTCGGAAAAAAAGGGGACACGACTAAACAAATCATTGACCGGATTGGTTCTGATTTAGGAATCCAAAAAGCAATTAAAAGCGCCGATTTTATCACTTTAACCGTGGGTGGTAATGATTTAATGGCCGTCATTACGAAGGAGTTAACCAATCATTTAGATAAAGAAACCTTTGTTGAGCCAGGAAAGAAATACATTGCTGACTTAACAGAGCTGTATGAAATGATCCGACAATTTAATCCTAATGCACCAATTTATCAGTTAGGTATTTACAATCCCTTTAATTTATCGTTTAGTGATATTAGCGAATTTAAAGATATTGTTACTAATTGGGATAAGCAAGCCCAAGCTGCGATGGAAAAGCAAAAAAACATTCACTTTGTTGAAATCAACGAGGAGCTTTCTAACGGTCGGAATGATTTAAAAGAGGATACTAAAAAAGAGGGTAATTCTCAGGAATTTTCTATTGATACTCTTAAAGAAGAAGAAACTAAAAATAATTTAATTTCTACCGAAGATAATTTTCATCCTAATAATTTAGGCTATCAATTGATAGCAAATCGTTTTAAAGAAGTAATCGTAAAAAACACACCAGAATGGGACGTGAAATAA
- a CDS encoding YpmS family protein: MTEIENKKTNIWKTAFLVLLGILVGCAVFLFIQLGGDREEEYHSSQSTEEITDASFSVQLEKEQVNNLISYYLNDFLKDSGVKYKFYLEDQALLNGTFDLLGYDMQFYLYFDPFVMENGDIKLKAKELSIGKLPLPVSQVMKFAKKKFDVPNWVEIDTENETVVLHLSDFQMKNNMKIKAEKINLIDDDIRFDVYIPTATEEDE, encoded by the coding sequence ATGACAGAGATAGAGAATAAAAAAACGAACATCTGGAAAACAGCTTTTCTTGTCCTCTTAGGGATTTTAGTGGGCTGCGCAGTCTTTCTATTCATTCAATTAGGAGGCGACCGTGAGGAAGAGTATCATAGCTCACAATCAACAGAAGAGATAACGGATGCAAGTTTTTCTGTGCAACTTGAAAAAGAACAAGTCAATAACTTGATTAGTTATTATTTAAATGATTTTTTAAAAGATTCAGGTGTTAAATATAAATTTTATTTAGAAGATCAAGCCTTATTAAACGGAACTTTTGATTTATTAGGATACGACATGCAGTTTTACCTATATTTTGATCCTTTCGTGATGGAGAATGGTGATATTAAATTAAAAGCGAAAGAATTATCAATTGGTAAGCTACCATTGCCAGTGTCTCAAGTTATGAAGTTTGCTAAGAAAAAATTTGACGTTCCTAATTGGGTTGAAATCGATACCGAGAATGAAACAGTTGTATTACATTTGAGTGATTTCCAAATGAAAAATAATATGAAGATTAAAGCAGAAAAGATCAACCTTATTGATGATGATATTCGTTTTGATGTTTATATTCCAACGGCAACGGAGGAAGATGAATAA
- a CDS encoding YozE family protein, with the protein MKRSFYHYILTLRGPKVTDAITEFANNVGNDITFPKHTSDYDEVSDYLELSSSYLSSMDIFDKTWELYLENN; encoded by the coding sequence ATGAAACGAAGTTTTTACCACTATATTCTCACATTAAGAGGACCCAAAGTGACAGATGCCATAACTGAATTTGCAAATAATGTCGGAAATGATATTACGTTCCCTAAACATACTTCTGATTACGATGAAGTAAGTGATTACCTTGAATTATCAAGTAGTTACCTTTCTAGTATGGATATTTTTGATAAAACTTGGGAGTTGTATCTTGAAAATAATTAA
- a CDS encoding acyltransferase family protein, whose protein sequence is MTKPSNHTNYLPSIDGLRALAIIFVLIYHFKIPFFTGGFIGVDIFFVLSGYLITSKLLSEWRSHQKIDLKRFWVKRVRRLIPAVAVLLAVVLLVCFFLYPKVFEKSWLDGVASFFYVSNWWYIFNDVPYFQTFGIPSPFKHLWSLAIEEQFYLIWPIAFATLLKWLKKRQHVLKAVLVSGLLSIGLMWVLYNPESIDRVYYGTDTRLFTLAFGCSLAFIWPFYLLEDNFNTKEKRIIDSVGVVSLLGLITLAFVLSEYKKVLYPGGFVLVGLLATLLLATIVHPSSRLGKVFSHPWLIWLGKRSYSIYLWHYPILVLTTPVKTIGTLYPLLMLLQLALIILAADMSYRFIELPFIRHGFRGTIKLLKSNLKRIALTILKYILPTLILSTSLFVYSDFLSKGKFFFEKTKETTTVTETTETETKPAKKEDITKVLALGDSVLLGAKEDLEEKVPGIVVDGVVGRQLVQASDLIKEKYSNYNDKESVVFIELGSNSTFEKSDLNALLKLLNKAHVYIVNTRVPRDWEKEVNKMLEEASQSHSNVQLIDWYSVAKSHPEILGDDGIHLTDEGIPTYADLYVKELNHYNLNLGVAETVEKE, encoded by the coding sequence GTGACAAAACCCAGTAACCACACAAACTATTTGCCCAGCATAGATGGCTTAAGGGCATTAGCTATTATTTTCGTCTTAATTTATCATTTTAAAATTCCTTTTTTCACCGGAGGATTTATCGGTGTTGATATTTTCTTCGTATTATCCGGATATTTAATAACTAGTAAACTCCTCAGTGAGTGGCGTTCACACCAAAAAATCGATTTAAAACGATTTTGGGTTAAACGGGTTAGACGATTAATACCTGCTGTTGCGGTATTATTGGCAGTTGTCTTGTTAGTCTGTTTCTTCCTTTATCCAAAAGTTTTTGAGAAAAGTTGGTTAGATGGTGTAGCGTCATTCTTCTATGTGAGTAACTGGTGGTACATTTTTAACGATGTGCCTTATTTCCAAACATTCGGGATACCATCACCTTTTAAACACTTATGGTCATTAGCGATTGAAGAACAATTTTATTTGATCTGGCCAATTGCATTTGCAACACTACTTAAGTGGCTAAAAAAACGCCAACATGTTTTAAAAGCCGTCTTAGTGAGCGGTCTGTTGTCAATTGGATTAATGTGGGTCTTATATAACCCAGAATCAATTGACCGTGTTTATTATGGAACGGACACAAGACTATTTACTTTGGCTTTTGGTTGTAGTTTAGCATTTATCTGGCCTTTCTATTTATTAGAAGATAACTTTAATACGAAGGAAAAAAGAATCATTGATAGTGTTGGAGTTGTTAGCCTGCTTGGCTTAATTACTTTAGCGTTCGTTCTAAGTGAGTATAAGAAAGTTTTATACCCAGGTGGTTTTGTCCTTGTTGGATTATTAGCCACTTTATTATTAGCGACAATTGTGCACCCATCTAGTCGCCTAGGAAAAGTTTTTTCACATCCTTGGCTGATTTGGTTGGGTAAGCGATCATATAGTATCTACTTGTGGCACTATCCAATTTTAGTTTTGACAACTCCTGTTAAAACAATTGGTACGTTGTATCCACTTTTGATGTTACTACAGTTAGCGTTAATTATTTTGGCAGCTGATATGTCATACCGATTCATTGAATTACCGTTCATTAGACATGGTTTCCGTGGGACAATTAAACTTTTGAAATCCAACTTAAAACGCATTGCTTTAACTATTTTAAAGTATATTTTACCAACTTTGATTCTAAGTACATCATTATTTGTTTATAGTGATTTCTTATCAAAAGGTAAATTTTTCTTTGAAAAAACTAAAGAGACGACTACAGTGACAGAAACGACAGAAACCGAAACTAAACCTGCTAAAAAAGAAGATATTACTAAGGTTTTAGCGTTGGGTGATTCGGTATTACTTGGTGCAAAAGAGGACTTAGAAGAGAAAGTACCTGGTATTGTTGTTGATGGCGTAGTGGGACGTCAGTTAGTTCAAGCGTCTGATTTAATAAAAGAGAAGTACTCAAATTATAACGATAAAGAAAGTGTGGTCTTTATTGAATTAGGGTCAAACAGTACTTTTGAAAAATCTGATTTAAATGCTTTGCTTAAGTTATTAAATAAAGCTCATGTCTACATTGTGAACACACGTGTTCCAAGAGATTGGGAAAAAGAAGTAAATAAAATGTTGGAAGAAGCAAGTCAGTCTCATTCCAACGTTCAATTAATCGATTGGTATAGTGTCGCTAAAAGTCATCCTGAAATTTTAGGTGATGACGGCATTCATTTAACCGATGAGGGCATTCCAACTTATGCAGATTTGTATGTAAAAGAATTGAATCATTACAATCTTAATTTAGGTGTTGCCGAAACAGTTGAAAAAGAATAA
- a CDS encoding AI-2E family transporter: MELIEKIKANDTWRRFFVLIIICSILYLIKDIMSLILLTFILTFLITRLVGYVNKWTKIPKRILAVFVYVGIIVMLYFSATIYIPQLINQSGMMIDSVIKFYQKPDQNNEFLEWISQNISFDDLQKQLSSGAKVILNYVSSIGSMGMTFVMSFVLSFFFCMEEDWVKSFSQLFFKSKIGWFSKDVAYLGKKFINTFGVVLEAQFVIALINTGLTVAGLYFMNFPQLLSLSLMIFLLSLIPVAGVIISCIPLTLIGYTVGGVKDVVYVLIMIAIIHMFESYFLNPKLMSSKTDLPVFYIFIILMFSEHFFGVWGLVVGIPVVVFLLDLLEVKSMERKKIPVPTLPKLKD, translated from the coding sequence TTGGAGCTAATCGAAAAAATAAAGGCCAATGACACGTGGCGTCGTTTCTTCGTCTTAATAATAATTTGTTCAATTTTATATTTAATTAAAGATATTATGAGTTTAATTTTGTTAACGTTTATTCTAACTTTTTTAATTACTCGTTTAGTTGGGTATGTTAATAAGTGGACTAAAATACCGAAGCGAATTTTGGCTGTATTTGTATATGTCGGGATTATCGTGATGCTCTATTTCTCAGCAACGATTTATATTCCACAATTAATTAATCAATCTGGTATGATGATTGATTCTGTTATTAAGTTCTATCAAAAACCTGATCAAAATAACGAATTTTTAGAGTGGATAAGTCAAAATATTAGTTTTGATGACTTACAAAAACAGTTAAGTTCTGGGGCTAAAGTGATTTTAAATTACGTTAGCAGTATCGGTTCAATGGGGATGACATTTGTGATGTCGTTCGTGCTAAGTTTCTTCTTCTGCATGGAAGAAGATTGGGTTAAGAGTTTCAGTCAACTATTCTTTAAAAGTAAGATTGGCTGGTTTAGCAAAGACGTAGCTTATCTTGGTAAAAAGTTTATCAATACCTTTGGTGTGGTTTTAGAAGCACAATTTGTTATTGCGTTAATCAATACAGGTTTAACAGTTGCGGGGCTCTATTTTATGAATTTCCCACAATTACTAAGTTTATCATTAATGATTTTCTTATTAAGTTTAATTCCTGTAGCAGGTGTTATTATTTCATGTATTCCTTTAACCTTAATCGGTTATACAGTGGGTGGCGTGAAAGATGTTGTTTATGTTTTGATTATGATTGCAATTATTCATATGTTTGAATCATATTTCTTAAATCCTAAACTAATGAGTAGTAAAACTGATTTACCAGTTTTTTATATCTTTATCATTTTAATGTTCTCTGAGCATTTCTTTGGGGTTTGGGGACTAGTAGTCGGAATTCCAGTAGTAGTCTTCCTATTAGACTTATTAGAAGTAAAATCGATGGAACGGAAGAAAATTCCAGTTCCTACATTACCAAAGTTAAAAGATTAA
- a CDS encoding MFS transporter, whose amino-acid sequence MTKQTITMTKQLTFIMALVCGISIASLYYVQPLEGMIANELGVQVGQMGLAPTLSQIGYALGLLLIVPLGDIFQRKKLIVLMLSLVSLVLLATGLTSSYAVLMPLMLAIGLTSIIPQLIIPFAGQLAKPEERGAVLGTVTSGLLIGILLSRTFSGFIGEYFGWRSVYYSGVGLSVVLIILVTFIFPKNKPVSNLSYGALLKSLPKLFTSQRIVRESAFNGFFMFGAFSIFWSTLIFYMESPVYNMGSKEVGYIGLVGVIGALASVLMGKVSDKRGPRFGVGLGSLILTGSYLVLWAFGSSLVGLVIGVILLDLGTQSAQVSNQSRIQSLGDENRSRNNTIFMFSYFVGGASGSLLGSFAWQIGGWSAVCILGLIYGAIGLFGHYVIYKK is encoded by the coding sequence ATGACCAAACAAACCATTACAATGACTAAGCAGTTAACCTTTATCATGGCCTTAGTTTGCGGTATATCAATCGCAAGTCTTTATTACGTGCAACCGTTAGAAGGTATGATCGCCAATGAACTGGGAGTGCAAGTGGGACAAATGGGACTAGCCCCAACATTAAGCCAAATTGGTTATGCACTTGGGTTGCTATTAATTGTTCCTTTAGGGGATATTTTCCAACGCAAAAAATTGATTGTATTAATGTTAAGTTTAGTCAGCTTAGTTTTACTCGCAACAGGTTTAACCAGTAGCTACGCTGTTTTAATGCCGTTAATGTTAGCGATCGGATTAACATCAATTATTCCGCAACTGATTATTCCATTTGCAGGACAATTAGCTAAACCAGAAGAACGTGGTGCAGTTTTAGGAACTGTTACAAGTGGCTTATTAATTGGTATTTTATTATCAAGAACTTTTAGTGGTTTTATCGGTGAATACTTCGGTTGGCGTTCAGTTTATTATTCAGGGGTAGGGTTATCAGTTGTTCTGATTATTTTAGTAACATTTATATTTCCTAAAAACAAACCTGTTTCAAACTTGTCTTATGGGGCGTTATTAAAGTCACTACCCAAGTTATTCACGAGCCAACGAATTGTCCGTGAAAGTGCGTTTAATGGCTTCTTTATGTTTGGTGCATTTAGTATTTTTTGGTCAACATTAATTTTTTACATGGAAAGTCCCGTCTACAATATGGGATCGAAAGAAGTTGGTTACATTGGTTTAGTTGGAGTTATTGGCGCTTTAGCTTCAGTTTTAATGGGAAAAGTATCCGATAAACGCGGTCCACGATTTGGAGTAGGGTTAGGAAGTTTGATTTTAACCGGATCGTACTTAGTCTTATGGGCATTTGGAAGCAGCCTTGTTGGTTTAGTAATTGGTGTTATTTTATTAGATTTAGGTACCCAAAGCGCACAAGTTTCCAATCAATCTCGAATCCAATCTTTAGGAGATGAAAATCGTAGTCGTAATAATACAATTTTTATGTTCTCATATTTCGTCGGGGGTGCAAGTGGTTCATTATTAGGGTCATTCGCATGGCAAATTGGTGGTTGGAGTGCTGTTTGTATCTTAGGATTAATTTATGGCGCTATTGGATTATTTGGTCATTATGTGATCTATAAGAAATAA
- a CDS encoding ABC transporter ATP-binding protein, producing the protein MSLIINKMKEKKSYLLGSLLLTIVIVTSQLWQPKVLQNIFIAIGNDDKDAVMTLGVKLLAIAAMGLLAGVANTLISAGMARDVSASLRKDGFEKIQTFSFSNIEKFSTGNLVVRLTNDITQVQNLVMMILQTLLRIPILFVGSFILAMMTLPQLWWIIILLVVLVLITVVGLFGVMGKHFGMIQKNLDSVNGIAKENLAGIRVVKSFVQEEAEAERFEEVSNKLTKHTIIVGRLFSIMIPTFTLISSVAIACTLFFSADLARVDLEVIGKLQSFIQYLMQIMMTIIIGGMMTMMASRAFVSLGRIKEILETESAITFDEENGQLIENGDVSFNNVTFQYDGDERPSLENITFDAKHGEVVGVVGATGAGKSTLAQMIARMYDPNEGSIEIGHVDLRNTKKENLRESVALVLQKAILFSGTIAENLRHGKKDADCDDMVNASKIAQAKEFIDRQVDTYSGVVEERGANFSGGQKQRLSITRGVIGKPKVLVLDDSTSALDAKSEKLVKEALAKELDDTTTFIVAQKISSVVQADKILVLDDGKLVAQGTHKELVATSPVYREIYDTQKGKEVE; encoded by the coding sequence ATGTCTTTAATTATCAATAAAATGAAAGAAAAAAAGAGTTATTTACTAGGCTCATTATTGTTAACAATTGTTATTGTGACATCGCAATTATGGCAGCCTAAAGTCTTACAAAATATCTTTATTGCTATCGGAAACGATGATAAAGATGCAGTGATGACGCTTGGTGTAAAACTATTAGCGATTGCAGCGATGGGATTATTAGCAGGAGTCGCTAATACATTGATTTCAGCTGGAATGGCACGTGATGTGTCGGCTAGTTTAAGGAAAGATGGTTTCGAAAAAATCCAAACTTTCTCTTTCAGTAATATCGAAAAATTTTCAACAGGTAATCTTGTTGTTCGTTTAACAAATGATATTACCCAAGTTCAAAACTTAGTGATGATGATTTTACAAACATTACTACGTATTCCAATTTTATTCGTCGGTAGTTTTATTTTAGCAATGATGACATTGCCACAATTATGGTGGATCATTATTCTATTAGTTGTTCTAGTTTTAATTACTGTTGTCGGTTTATTCGGCGTTATGGGTAAACACTTCGGTATGATCCAAAAAAACCTAGATAGCGTGAATGGTATTGCTAAAGAAAACTTAGCAGGTATTCGTGTTGTTAAATCATTCGTTCAAGAAGAAGCTGAAGCGGAACGTTTTGAAGAAGTTAGTAATAAGTTAACGAAACACACAATTATTGTTGGGCGCCTATTCTCAATCATGATCCCAACGTTTACTTTAATTTCAAGTGTTGCAATTGCCTGTACTTTATTCTTCTCAGCAGATTTAGCGCGTGTTGATTTAGAAGTAATTGGTAAACTCCAATCGTTTATTCAATATTTAATGCAAATTATGATGACAATCATTATTGGTGGAATGATGACAATGATGGCATCACGTGCCTTCGTATCATTAGGTCGTATCAAAGAAATTTTAGAAACTGAGTCTGCTATTACTTTTGATGAAGAAAACGGTCAGCTAATTGAAAACGGAGATGTGTCATTCAACAATGTGACATTCCAATACGATGGAGACGAACGTCCTTCATTAGAAAATATTACGTTTGATGCTAAACACGGTGAAGTTGTCGGTGTGGTAGGGGCAACAGGTGCTGGTAAATCTACTTTAGCTCAAATGATTGCGCGAATGTATGATCCGAACGAAGGATCAATTGAGATCGGTCATGTTGACTTACGTAATACTAAGAAAGAGAACTTACGTGAATCAGTTGCTTTGGTTTTACAAAAAGCGATTTTATTCTCAGGTACAATTGCTGAAAACTTACGTCACGGTAAGAAAGATGCTGATTGTGATGATATGGTAAATGCTTCTAAAATTGCTCAAGCAAAAGAATTTATCGATCGCCAAGTAGATACTTATAGCGGTGTCGTTGAAGAACGAGGAGCTAACTTCTCTGGAGGACAAAAACAACGTCTATCTATCACACGTGGAGTCATTGGAAAACCAAAAGTTTTAGTCCTTGATGACAGTACAAGTGCTTTAGATGCTAAATCTGAAAAACTTGTTAAAGAAGCATTAGCGAAAGAATTAGACGACACAACAACCTTTATCGTCGCTCAAAAAATCTCATCAGTTGTTCAAGCAGATAAGATTCTTGTTTTAGATGATGGTAAGTTAGTTGCCCAAGGTACACATAAAGAATTAGTAGCAACAAGTCCTGTTTATCGTGAAATCTATGATACTCAGAAAGGAAAAGAGGTGGAGTAG
- a CDS encoding ABC transporter ATP-binding protein produces the protein MKQKNSIPGFFWNHLKAYKVHLLVITIAIIFSTWCQVKTTDFIGQATTELAKYAGQYFMVGSADKSPFLDVLTKLVSLYALVWIATFVQNFLMAGVTGHSTNNMRTSLFKKLERMTIRYFDTHQDGEILSRFTSDLDNISNTLNQALIQVLTNISMMIGVLMMMFSKHAQMTWVTLGMAPIAILVAFTIIRQARKNVDIQQDSVGELNAYIDERISGQKVIITNGLEEETIAGFDVLNDQVKKATYKGQVYSGLLFPTMQGLSVLNSAIVIFFGSMLVLNGSMDRAEGLGLIITFIIYSQQFYMPLTQISSQFNMMQLAFTGARRLNEIYDQEDEFERENVTDIDGLHESIELKHVDFAYTPEKPILKDVNIKANKGQMVALVGPTGSGKTTVMNLLNRFYNVDNGEILLDGKDIRDISLHSLRDQIGIVLQESVLFGGTIRDNIVFGKPEATDEEMIDAAKQANIHDFIMSLEDGYDTKVSDENNIFSVGQKQLISIARTIITNPDLLILDEATSNVDTVTESRIQKAMENIIAGRTSFVIAHRLKTILNADFIVVLKDGQIIEEGTHEELLEQKGFYAELYQNQFVFE, from the coding sequence ATGAAACAAAAAAATAGTATTCCTGGTTTCTTTTGGAACCATTTAAAAGCTTATAAAGTTCACTTGCTTGTGATTACTATTGCCATTATCTTTTCAACATGGTGCCAAGTAAAAACAACTGACTTTATCGGACAAGCTACAACTGAATTAGCAAAATATGCTGGTCAATATTTCATGGTTGGTTCAGCTGATAAATCGCCTTTCTTAGATGTTCTAACTAAATTAGTTAGTTTATATGCATTGGTATGGATTGCAACCTTTGTGCAAAACTTCTTGATGGCGGGTGTGACAGGTCATTCAACAAATAACATGAGAACATCTTTATTTAAAAAATTAGAGCGTATGACGATTCGCTATTTTGATACTCACCAAGATGGTGAGATTTTAAGTCGCTTTACAAGTGATTTAGATAATATTTCAAACACGTTAAACCAAGCTCTGATTCAAGTGTTAACAAACATCTCGATGATGATTGGTGTCTTGATGATGATGTTTAGTAAGCACGCTCAAATGACTTGGGTGACGTTAGGAATGGCTCCGATTGCTATCCTTGTGGCCTTCACAATTATCAGACAAGCTCGTAAAAATGTTGATATTCAACAAGATAGCGTAGGGGAATTAAATGCCTATATCGATGAGCGAATTTCTGGTCAAAAGGTAATTATCACAAATGGTCTTGAAGAAGAAACGATTGCAGGTTTCGATGTCTTAAATGACCAAGTAAAAAAAGCAACATATAAAGGACAAGTTTACTCGGGTTTACTTTTCCCAACAATGCAAGGGTTGTCAGTCTTAAATTCTGCTATTGTGATTTTCTTCGGTAGTATGTTAGTGCTTAATGGTTCTATGGATCGTGCAGAAGGATTAGGGTTAATCATTACCTTTATCATTTATTCTCAACAATTCTATATGCCATTAACACAAATTTCATCACAATTTAACATGATGCAACTTGCCTTTACAGGAGCGCGTCGTTTAAATGAAATCTATGATCAGGAAGATGAATTCGAACGTGAAAATGTTACTGATATTGATGGTCTTCATGAATCAATCGAATTAAAACATGTTGACTTCGCTTATACACCTGAGAAGCCAATTTTAAAAGATGTAAATATTAAAGCGAACAAAGGTCAAATGGTTGCCTTAGTTGGACCAACTGGTTCTGGTAAAACAACTGTTATGAACCTTTTAAATCGTTTCTATAACGTCGACAACGGCGAGATTCTGTTAGACGGTAAAGATATTCGTGATATATCATTACATAGCCTTAGAGACCAAATAGGGATTGTTTTACAAGAGTCTGTGTTATTTGGTGGGACAATCAGAGATAATATCGTCTTTGGTAAACCTGAAGCAACTGATGAAGAAATGATTGATGCTGCTAAACAAGCCAATATTCATGATTTTATAATGAGTTTGGAAGATGGCTACGATACAAAAGTTAGCGATGAAAACAATATCTTTAGTGTTGGCCAAAAACAACTAATTAGTATCGCACGTACAATTATCACTAATCCTGATTTGTTAATCCTGGATGAAGCAACTTCAAACGTTGATACGGTAACCGAAAGTCGTATTCAAAAAGCGATGGAAAATATCATTGCTGGACGTACAAGTTTTGTTATTGCTCACCGATTAAAAACAATCTTAAATGCTGATTTCATCGTTGTACTTAAAGATGGTCAAATTATTGAAGAGGGAACTCATGAAGAGCTACTTGAACAAAAAGGGTTCTATGCAGAGTTATACCAAAACCAATTTGTCTTTGAATAA
- the pnuC gene encoding nicotinamide riboside transporter PnuC gives MSKSFDKSLFVLLFMYVVQTGIFIFNGFASPLSVIATYMGITCVYLIAKNNPFNFVLGAISSAVFGYYAFQGGMNADAILQTGYIIFDIIGLYLVFTGARKSHKLTDLTTKQLAIVSAVAIGLFLIFFSTISNGWLDAAVGALGLVSMYFTAINYKNTFYAWVAMNFLQTAMWLVHFSQGNQVGLDLGVMYSMYLINSLFGLYSWSKAKKAQEERV, from the coding sequence ATGTCTAAATCATTTGATAAATCATTATTCGTGCTATTATTTATGTATGTTGTTCAAACTGGAATTTTTATTTTTAACGGCTTTGCAAGTCCACTATCTGTTATCGCTACTTATATGGGGATTACATGTGTGTATTTAATCGCCAAAAACAATCCTTTTAATTTTGTTTTAGGAGCTATCAGTTCTGCAGTATTCGGTTACTATGCTTTTCAAGGTGGAATGAATGCCGATGCTATTCTACAAACCGGCTATATCATTTTTGATATTATTGGTCTGTACTTAGTCTTTACTGGCGCACGTAAATCTCATAAATTAACAGATTTAACAACTAAACAACTTGCTATCGTATCAGCGGTTGCCATCGGCTTATTTTTAATTTTCTTCTCAACTATTTCAAACGGTTGGTTAGATGCTGCAGTCGGAGCACTTGGATTAGTATCAATGTACTTTACAGCAATCAATTATAAAAACACTTTTTATGCATGGGTTGCTATGAACTTCTTACAAACTGCTATGTGGTTAGTTCATTTCTCACAAGGAAATCAAGTTGGGCTTGACCTTGGTGTGATGTACTCGATGTATTTAATTAACTCATTATTTGGATTATACAGTTGGTCAAAAGCAAAAAAAGCGCAAGAAGAACGCGTATAG